The Flavobacterium marginilacus genome window below encodes:
- a CDS encoding TIGR00730 family Rossman fold protein: MKRITVFCGSSSGTEEIYTSQAALLGQKLAKRNIELVYGGAKVGLMGAVADGVLNAGGKAIGVLPNFLRSKEIAHPALTKLILVDTMHERKTKMNDLCDGVIALPGGFGTLDELFEMLTWGQLGLHKKPIAILNVDGYFDALIVFVHTMKEKGLLKEVNQQMLLISSDIDDLLEKMENYTAPAVGKWINKENI; the protein is encoded by the coding sequence ATGAAAAGAATAACCGTATTCTGTGGTTCCAGTTCAGGAACTGAAGAAATTTACACTTCTCAGGCAGCTCTGCTTGGACAGAAATTAGCCAAGCGAAACATTGAATTGGTTTATGGAGGAGCCAAAGTCGGGCTTATGGGAGCCGTTGCAGACGGTGTTTTGAATGCAGGCGGTAAAGCAATCGGTGTGCTGCCAAATTTTTTGAGGTCAAAAGAAATTGCTCACCCAGCACTTACTAAATTAATTCTGGTTGATACTATGCACGAGCGAAAAACTAAAATGAATGACCTTTGCGACGGCGTAATCGCTCTGCCGGGCGGTTTTGGCACATTGGATGAACTCTTCGAAATGCTGACGTGGGGACAGCTTGGACTGCATAAAAAACCAATTGCCATTTTAAACGTAGATGGTTATTTTGATGCTTTGATTGTTTTTGTCCATACAATGAAAGAAAAAGGTCTTTTGAAAGAAGTAAATCAGCAGATGCTTTTGATAAGCAGTGATATTGATGATCTTCTGGAGAAAATGGAAAATTATACAGCACCCGCTGTTGGAAAATGGATCAATAAAGAAAATATTTAA